A region from the Candidatus Limnocylindrales bacterium genome encodes:
- the egtB gene encoding ergothioneine biosynthesis protein EgtB: protein MEMRSTEHALQTAYAAVRARSLELIAPLSAEDAVVQSMPEASPAKWHLAHTTWFFETFVLAADVAGHRGDPAYAVLFNSYYETVGAQYPRERRGMLTRPTLGEVLRYRARVDEGMEELLSQRAGDRELAARVELGLAHEEQHQELLLTDIKHLLSCNPMAPAYALAQEEPPARPRVLEWIPGPQGLVEIGHDGDGFAFDNEAPRHKVHLTPYAVANRLVTNAELRAFLTDGGYRRAELWLSDGWATVQRQGWQRPLYWHEDLRHQFTLAGTRTIDEHGPAAHLSFYEADAYARWAGLRLPTEAEWEAVAAVLPVRHCFDLHPRADDRSGLREAYGACWQWTASAYLPYPGFRPAGGSLGEYNGKFMANQMVLRGSSCVTPAGHARATYRNFFHPHSRWQFTGLRLAKDC, encoded by the coding sequence ATGGAGATGCGCTCTACCGAGCATGCGCTCCAGACTGCGTACGCGGCCGTGCGCGCCCGCAGCCTCGAGCTCATCGCTCCGCTCTCGGCCGAAGACGCGGTCGTGCAAAGCATGCCCGAGGCCAGCCCGGCCAAATGGCATCTGGCTCATACGACGTGGTTCTTCGAGACGTTCGTGCTCGCGGCGGACGTGGCCGGCCACCGCGGCGACCCGGCCTACGCGGTATTGTTCAACTCCTACTACGAGACCGTCGGCGCGCAGTACCCACGCGAGCGGCGCGGCATGCTGACGCGTCCGACGCTGGGCGAGGTGCTCCGCTATCGCGCCCGCGTCGACGAGGGAATGGAGGAGCTGCTCTCGCAGCGTGCCGGCGACCGCGAGCTGGCGGCGCGCGTGGAGCTCGGGCTGGCTCACGAGGAGCAGCATCAGGAGCTGCTGCTGACCGACATCAAGCATCTGCTTTCGTGCAATCCGATGGCGCCGGCGTACGCGCTTGCGCAGGAGGAGCCGCCAGCCAGGCCGAGGGTTCTCGAATGGATCCCCGGACCCCAAGGCCTGGTCGAGATCGGCCATGACGGCGATGGATTCGCGTTCGACAACGAGGCGCCGCGGCACAAGGTGCACCTGACGCCGTACGCGGTCGCCAATCGCCTGGTCACCAATGCCGAGCTGCGCGCATTCCTTACGGATGGGGGATATCGTCGCGCCGAGCTGTGGCTCTCGGACGGATGGGCCACGGTCCAGCGGCAGGGATGGCAGCGCCCGCTCTACTGGCACGAGGACCTGCGGCATCAGTTCACGCTGGCCGGCACGCGAACGATCGACGAGCACGGGCCCGCCGCGCATCTGTCCTTCTACGAAGCCGATGCCTACGCGCGCTGGGCGGGCCTGCGCCTGCCGACCGAGGCCGAATGGGAGGCGGTGGCGGCGGTGCTGCCGGTACGGCACTGCTTCGATCTTCATCCACGCGCGGACGACCGCAGCGGCCTGCGGGAGGCCTACGGCGCGTGCTGGCAGTGGACGGCGTCGGCCTATCTGCCCTACCCGGGCTTTCGGCCGGCGGGCGGCAGCCTCGGCGAGTACAACGGCAAGTTCATGGCCAATCAGATGGTGTTGCGCGGCTCCTCGTGCGTGACGCCTGCGGGGCACGCGCGCGCGACCTACCGCAACTTCTTCCACCCGCACAGCCGCTGGCAGTTCACCGGACTGCGACTGGCGAAGGATTGTTGA
- a CDS encoding hemerythrin domain-containing protein translates to MPTKTDAISLLKADHEKVRGLLSQLEKSTDRAASRRETLLAQLETEILIHTTIEEEIFYPAYREAVSKKEDRKLYQEAIEEHHVVDLVLPEVKEADPASEIFSAKAKVLKELIEHHAEEEEKEMFKRARKAFETEELKELGERMMARKEELMEQMQAEGGGAKARKSRSSGRGKRSSEAMANGHDRAAPPRQGGRSESRHQTAH, encoded by the coding sequence ATGCCTACCAAAACCGACGCCATCTCGTTGCTGAAGGCCGATCACGAGAAAGTGCGTGGGCTGCTGTCGCAGCTCGAGAAGTCGACCGATCGTGCCGCCTCCCGGCGCGAAACCCTACTGGCGCAGCTCGAAACGGAGATCCTCATCCACACCACCATCGAGGAGGAGATCTTCTATCCGGCATACCGCGAGGCGGTATCGAAGAAGGAAGACCGCAAGCTGTATCAGGAGGCAATCGAGGAGCACCACGTCGTGGACCTGGTGCTGCCGGAGGTCAAGGAGGCGGACCCCGCCTCCGAGATCTTCTCGGCCAAGGCCAAGGTGCTCAAGGAGCTGATCGAGCACCACGCCGAGGAAGAGGAGAAGGAGATGTTCAAGCGCGCCCGCAAGGCTTTCGAAACCGAAGAGCTCAAGGAACTCGGCGAGCGGATGATGGCGCGCAAGGAAGAGCTGATGGAGCAGATGCAGGCCGAGGGCGGCGGCGCCAAGGCGCGCAAGTCGCGCTCGAGCGGCCGCGGCAAGCGCTCCAGCGAGGCCATGGCCAACGGGCACGACCGTGCTGCCCCGCCGCGCCAGGGAGGCCGCAGCGAGTCGCGCCACCAGACTGCGCACTGA
- a CDS encoding VOC family protein yields MIEIAGVYEIAVKVADLERSAAFYCDVLGLGVGLRDDSRRWLFLRAGGAAGMVVLQEDRGSWPQQHFAFTVTADALERAAAELQGRGIVVDGPMTHDWIPARSLYFADPDGHDVELLAPGTAP; encoded by the coding sequence ATGATCGAGATTGCGGGCGTCTATGAAATCGCCGTCAAGGTGGCGGACCTGGAGAGGTCAGCAGCATTCTACTGCGACGTGCTGGGGCTGGGCGTGGGCCTGCGCGACGATTCGCGCCGCTGGCTGTTCCTGCGCGCCGGCGGCGCCGCAGGCATGGTCGTTCTTCAGGAGGACCGCGGGAGCTGGCCGCAGCAGCATTTCGCCTTCACCGTCACCGCCGATGCGCTCGAGCGCGCGGCGGCCGAGCTGCAAGGGCGCGGCATCGTGGTGGACGGGCCGATGACGCACGACTGGATCCCGGCTCGATCGCTCTACTTCGCCGATCCCGACGGGCATGACGTGGAGCTGCTGGCGCCGGGGACTGCGCCGTAG
- a CDS encoding XRE family transcriptional regulator has product MQDDPRSNLGANLRRLRAMRGLSQEQAARLAGVPRATWASLESGGANPTLVVLTRVAAAVKVAIEELIGPPRTACRLYRAAEVPERRRQGARLRPLVPEAIAGLEVSRMELSPGAMVTGVPHTPGTREYLTCESGQVELSAGGERWKLTPGDVLVFRGDQKHGYRNPSTRSSAVAISVVCFARGA; this is encoded by the coding sequence ATGCAAGACGACCCCCGATCCAACCTCGGCGCCAATCTTCGGCGGCTGCGCGCGATGCGCGGACTTTCGCAGGAACAGGCCGCGCGCCTGGCCGGCGTCCCGCGAGCGACGTGGGCGAGCCTCGAAAGCGGCGGCGCCAACCCGACGCTGGTCGTGCTGACTCGCGTGGCCGCCGCCGTCAAGGTCGCCATCGAGGAGCTCATCGGCCCGCCGCGAACGGCGTGCCGCCTTTATCGCGCTGCCGAGGTGCCCGAGCGCCGGCGCCAGGGCGCGAGGCTGCGGCCGCTCGTGCCGGAGGCCATCGCGGGCCTGGAGGTCTCACGCATGGAACTGTCGCCTGGCGCCATGGTCACCGGAGTTCCGCACACGCCGGGGACGCGCGAGTACCTGACGTGTGAAAGCGGACAGGTGGAGCTGAGCGCGGGCGGCGAGCGCTGGAAGCTTACGCCAGGCGACGTGCTCGTGTTCCGGGGCGACCAGAAGCACGGCTATCGCAATCCGAGCACGCGCTCGTCCGCGGTCGCCATCAGCGTCGTCTGCTTCGCGAGAGGAGCCTAG